One Oncorhynchus keta strain PuntledgeMale-10-30-2019 chromosome 23, Oket_V2, whole genome shotgun sequence DNA segment encodes these proteins:
- the tada1 gene encoding transcriptional adapter 1 encodes MAAHASELEIAKKNLTEAIGDNVKHYWANLKLWFKQKISKEEFDIEARRLLAQDNVHVHNDFLLAILTRCQIIISTPEGAGSLQWAGGSASKPGKPAKGKKKFSSRQKFDHRFQPQNPLSAAQPFSPREAGGDEDELKLSAHTLLLPTRGQLEARMMVTAFELGLDNVMEDAVSTMIHAVENHLKDVLTAVVSRRKAYRLRDGHFPYAFGSHVTPQPYLKNSLAAYQIVTECPPPSASLPAGPPPQVSPDNTEQQAALLLACSGDSLPAPLPPISMFDLLEALQVHRGVMPSHTMYALNMERILSRLWHPSHEELEQDHVHRQRHAGKDGLLVS; translated from the exons ATGGCAGCCCATGCTAGTGAGCTTGAAATTGCTAAGAAAAATTTAACAGAAGCAATTGGTGATAATGTCAAACA TTACTGGGCGAACTTGAAGCTGTGGTTCAAACAGAAGATAAGCAAGGAAGAGTTTGACATCGAGGCTCGTCGCCTTTTGGCACAAGACAACG TTCATGTCCACAATGACTTTCTCCTGGCCATTCTCACTCGCTGTCAGATCATCATCTCCACACCAG AGGGTGCTGGATCTTTGCAATGGGCAGGTGGCTCAGCCTCCAAGCCTGGCAAGCCTGCCAAAGGAAAGAAGAAGTTCTCCTCCAGGCAGAAATTTGAT CATCGTTTCCAGCCCCAGAACCCTCTGAGTGCGGCCCAGCCCTTTAGCCCACGGGAGGCTGGGGGTGACGAGGACGAACTGAAACTTAGTGCCCATACCTTGCTGCTGCCCACCCGTGGCCAGCTGGAGGCCCGCATGATGGTCACCGCCTTCGAGCTGGGCCTAGACAATGTCATGGAGGACGCTGTCAGCACCATGATCCATGCTGTCGAG AACCACCTGAAGGATGTGCTGACTGCCGTGGTGTCCAGGAGGAAGGCCTACCGGCTGCGTGATGGACACTTCCCCTACGCCTTCGGCAGTCATGTCACCCCACAGCCCTACTTGAAGAACAGCCTGGCTGCCTACCAAATCGTCACTGAATG CCCACCTCCCAGTGCGTCTCTCCCTGCGGGCCCACCCCCTCAGGTGTCACCAGACAATACTGAGCAGCAGGCTGCTCTCCTGTTGGCATGTTCTGGTGACAGTCTCCCTGCGCCCCTCCCTCCTATCAGCATGTTTGATCTCTTGGAAGCGTTACAG GTCCACCGGGGTGTGATGCCCTCTCACACCATGTATGCCCTGAACATGGAGCGTATCCTGTCCCGACTGTGGCACCCAAGTCACGAGGAACTGGAGCAGGACCATGTGCACCGCCAACGCCATGCAGGGAAGGACGGCCTGCTTGTCAGCTGA
- the LOC118375408 gene encoding transcription factor Jun-like: MPTKMEATLYDESINGQQGAVGGYHGFNPKTMKQSMTLNLNDPKMFKPHLRAKAIDILTSPDVGLLKLASPELERLIIQSCNGLTTPTPTQFLCPKNITDEQEGFAEGFVKALAELHYQQHMPNGSSDAQANAANNMAPSSTVSDSPIPYSCTVRPDPPEYTNLGTFSRAVSSASALNGDRHSSASYTAVPSQTHVEPQRPPQHPRLQHARLQSFKEEPQTVPEMSGDTPPLSPIDMESQERIKAERKRLRNRVAASKCRKRKLERISRLEDRVKNLKTQHTELVSSANVLRDELALLKQKVMDHVNSGCQLILTQQLQAF; the protein is encoded by the coding sequence ATGCCCACCAAGATGGAAGCTACATTATATGACGAATCTATAAATGGTCAGCAAGGCGCAGTGGGCGGATATCATGGGTTTAACCCGAAAACCATGAAGCAGAGCATGACACTGAACCTCAACGACCCTAAAATGTTTAAACCTCATCTGCGGGCGAAAGCTATCGACATCCTGACATCCCCCGATGTGGGATTATTAAAACTGGCTTCCCCTGAATTGGAAAGGCTTATCATCCAGTCCTGCAATGGGCTGACGACTCCGACCCCAACTCAGTTCCTCTGTCCCAAGAACATCACCGACGAGCAAGAGGGTTTTGCCGAGGGATTCGTAAAGGCGCTCGCGGAGCTTCATTATCAACAGCATATGCCCAATGGCAGCTCTGACGCTCAAGCCAATGCTGCCAACAACATGGCACCCTCATCTACTGTGTCGGACAGTCCTATACCCTACAGCTGCACCGTCCGCCCCGACCCACCTGAATACACAAACTTGGGCACTTTCAGTCGGGCTGTCAGCTCTGCGTCGGCACTTAACGGCGACCGACACTCCTCCGCTAGTTACACGGCCGTCCCGTCCCAAACCCACGTCGAGCCCCAGCGGCCACCCCAGCATCCACGGCTACAGCATGCTCGGCTACAGTCGTTCAAAGAGGAGCCCCAGACGGTGCCCGAGATGAGCGGCGATACCCCTCCGCTGTCTCCTATCGACATGGAGAGCCAGGAGCGGATAAAAGCCGAGAGAAAGCGCTTGAGAAACAGGGTGGCCGCGTCCAAATGCCGGAAAAGGAAGTTGGAGAGGATCTCGAGGCTGGAGGACAGGGTCAAAAACTTGAAGACCCAACACACAGAGTTGGTCTCCTCTGCCAACGTGCTCCGGGACGAACTGGCACTGCTCAAACAGAAGGTCATGGACCACGTTAACAGCGGGTGCCAACTCATATTGACGCAGCAGCTCCAGGCGTTCTGA